One window of Saprospiraceae bacterium genomic DNA carries:
- a CDS encoding DUF1003 domain-containing protein: MQDSFKSDLTGKEYSIMERVPASTIRKSIFDLILKDQSDFNQNSCISISELNLYRQRFIANTLVQEVDDLADLRENVLHAIKDETSLTDQIEKEDIPQLSPGQRLADLVATFGGSWTFILTFLGFIAVWIVINIFWFRHQQFDPYPFILLNLILSCVASLQAPIIMMSQNRQEEKDRERSKKDYMINLKSELEIRMLHEKLDHLILHQQRELIEIQKLQIEMMNDIMKKIKS, encoded by the coding sequence ATGCAAGATTCATTTAAATCAGATTTAACCGGGAAAGAGTATTCCATTATGGAACGGGTCCCGGCATCCACTATCAGAAAATCAATTTTCGATCTGATACTTAAAGATCAATCTGATTTTAATCAAAACAGTTGCATTTCAATATCTGAATTAAACTTATACCGCCAACGATTTATAGCCAATACCCTGGTTCAGGAAGTGGATGATTTGGCAGACTTGCGTGAAAATGTATTACACGCTATCAAGGATGAGACCAGCTTAACGGATCAAATAGAAAAGGAAGACATCCCTCAATTAAGCCCTGGACAGCGTTTAGCTGATTTAGTAGCGACATTTGGTGGCAGTTGGACATTTATACTCACCTTTTTAGGATTTATAGCTGTATGGATTGTAATTAATATCTTTTGGTTCAGACACCAACAATTTGATCCTTATCCGTTTATCTTGCTGAATTTAATACTCTCTTGTGTTGCTTCTTTACAAGCACCAATCATCATGATGAGCCAGAACCGCCAGGAAGAAAAAGACCGAGAGCGTTCTAAAAAGGATTATATGATCAATCTGAAATCAGAACTGGAAATTAGGATGTTACATGAAAAATTAGACCATTTGATTTTACACCAACAACGAGAATTAATTGAAATTCAAAAACTCCAGATAGAAATGATGAATGATATTATGAAAAAAATTAAATCCTAA
- a CDS encoding SPOR domain-containing protein — protein sequence MKKIILISLGLIFVSPLSDLVSQNSDLKEPNQVLSVKKQEPVSKPVEAELKVPAVPAQLTPKAAKSNTTITESEARQTKQTSIIDEGSSGLNAMKELIGVSLMATDKILLFDDPAISGKADAQANKLYFVQITALSKFTDKMTDRFSKYAAYGDVYKVDADGATKIRIGSFQDVNEAIAVLNLLKKNGLKDAFIVADILDSGRATMLFKSTASAPKATPNTEAPNTKTSNFEDGKYKIRVSEYKAPDWFDVSKINDLGNIEHWTKGGWTIIVLGNYQTEQTAKEVMDKLKTRGFKEAYIVVEENGKLYRQ from the coding sequence ATGAAAAAAATTATTCTTATTTCACTGGGATTGATTTTCGTCAGTCCACTTTCTGATCTCGTTTCCCAGAATAGTGACCTCAAGGAGCCGAATCAGGTTTTGTCGGTCAAAAAGCAAGAACCTGTATCAAAGCCCGTTGAGGCTGAACTAAAAGTACCAGCAGTTCCAGCTCAATTGACTCCAAAGGCTGCTAAAAGCAATACAACAATAACAGAATCTGAAGCTCGCCAAACCAAACAAACTTCAATAATCGACGAAGGCAGCTCCGGATTGAATGCAATGAAAGAATTAATTGGTGTAAGCCTCATGGCAACAGACAAAATATTATTATTTGACGATCCTGCTATTTCGGGAAAGGCCGATGCACAGGCTAATAAGTTGTATTTTGTTCAAATAACGGCTCTAAGTAAGTTTACTGATAAAATGACGGATCGGTTTAGTAAGTATGCTGCATATGGAGATGTATACAAAGTTGATGCAGATGGCGCTACAAAAATTCGTATTGGTAGTTTTCAAGATGTCAATGAAGCCATCGCTGTGTTAAATCTTTTAAAGAAAAATGGATTAAAAGATGCATTTATCGTAGCCGACATTCTTGATTCTGGAAGAGCCACGATGTTATTTAAATCTACCGCATCCGCTCCAAAAGCTACGCCTAATACTGAAGCTCCAAATACCAAAACAAGTAATTTTGAAGATGGAAAATACAAGATTCGGGTTTCTGAATACAAGGCACCAGATTGGTTTGATGTCAGCAAAATAAATGATTTAGGAAATATTGAACATTGGACCAAGGGTGGCTGGACCATCATTGTTTTAGGAAATTACCAAACAGAACAAACTGCAAAAGAAGTTATGGATAAATTAAAAACAAGAGGTTTTAAAGAAGCCTACATCGTTGTTGAAGAAAATGGAAAACTATACAGACAATAA